A window from Malania oleifera isolate guangnan ecotype guangnan chromosome 7, ASM2987363v1, whole genome shotgun sequence encodes these proteins:
- the LOC131160612 gene encoding uncharacterized protein LOC131160612 produces MLENLGKKKYSASVACIFGSVKLQNISVEKKHHTWSIQILDKLLDCALKWEHSGHYSIWFGCQLKSLEDEMGMVPSQPKTESAFLDAAKKGTVEIVEKVFERCPMAIHDVNAEKRNAVHLAVEHRQPRMYHTLLKIPTSIKDQIFSKVDCEGNSALHLAAMLRDYRPWNIPNAALLMQWEMEWFQYSLWKTACQKISLLRATFWRRPQSKYSDTQGASKRS; encoded by the exons ATGCtggaaaatttgggaaaaaagaAATACTCTGCTTCTGTCGCATGTATATTTG gGTCCGTCAAATTACAGAATATTAGTGTGGAAAAGAAGCATCACACATGGTCTATTCAGATTTTAGACAAGCTGCTTGATTGCGCTTTAAAATGGGAGCACAGCGGACATTATTCCA TATGGTTCGGGTGTCAATTGAAGTCTTTGGAGGACGAGATGGGCATGGTCCCTAGTCAGCCCAAGACGGAATCAGCATTTTTGGATGCAGCAAAGAAGGGAACAGtagaaattgtggagaaagtTTTTGAAAGATGTCCCATGGCAATCCACGATGTAAATGCAGAGAAGAGGAATGCAGTGCACCTGGCAGTGGAACACAGACAACCTCGCATGTACCACACCTTGCTCAAGATACCCACCTCCATCAAAGACCAAATATTTAGTAAGGTGGATTGTGAGGGTAACAGCGCTTTGCATCTTGCGGCGATGCTCCGCGATTATCGACCTTGGAACATTCCCAATGCTGCCTTACTGATGCAATGGGAAATGGAATGGTTCCAG TACAGTTTGTGGAAAACAGCATGCCAGAAAATTTCTTTGCTTCGTGCAACATTCTGGCGCAGACCCCAAAGCAAATATTCAGACACACAAGGAGCTAGTAAAAGAAGCTAA